The Juglans microcarpa x Juglans regia isolate MS1-56 chromosome 2S, Jm3101_v1.0, whole genome shotgun sequence genome has a window encoding:
- the LOC121252437 gene encoding uncharacterized protein LOC121252437 isoform X4 — protein sequence MQVTININPIRQEHTNKRDAGHVLPRDHDREPKKSFVGWDQDSSSAKDQGKNNMAPERLTEKSMRRPGEESLVVKQEYLSNNVERDTKPKPVVDNPTGYDPFLGGGDSNQDALSSKEKKKGGRSTPYSDPSKNVVDSVARTSSLLEKEKKDTPKIMTATRLGPGVEPENVAAPTYSRGTRPVVPQTTQSHSENKTVIESFPPAIPSYEKEKKGMTAPAMRAPRNATMLSNEKSKDNAGKIQNTDPPKTTATHVGVQSKNESVTTSRSTSNQPQYGYQNTPFESIPQTPSFEKEKKDDGGGTQYSNASSKANATDRVEAGRYVANKDIGVPLVRTNKARGNNTSTTTGPYQKPKKGHKRTGGSAYGNARLNLYN from the exons ATGCAGGTGACTATAAATATTAACCCCATTCGGCAGGAACATACAAACAAGAGAGATG CTGGTCATGTGTTGCCAAGAGATCATGATCGGGAGCCGAAAAAGAGTTTTGTTGGGTGGGATCAAGACAGCAGTAGTGCTAAAGATCAGGGAAAAAACAATATGGCCCCCGAACGCCTTACCGAGAAGAGCATGCGCAGGCCTGGAGAAGAAAGCCTAGTAGTAAAGCAGGAATATTTAAGCAACAACGTCGAAAGAGACACAAAACCCAAGCCTGTTGTGGATAATCCTACTGGGTATGATCCTT TTCTCGGGGGAGGAGACAGCAACCAAGATg CTCTGTCgtcaaaagagaagaaaaaaggtgGCAGAAGTACTCCATATTCAGACCCTTCAAAAAATGTCGTGGACAGCGTTGCACGGACAAGTTCTCTActtgaaaaggagaagaaag ACACTCCCAAAATTATGACTGCAACTCGTTTAGGCCCTGGGGTCGAGCCAGAAAATGTAGCAGCCCCGACTTACTCGCGTGGTACTCGACCAGTTGTACCTCAAACGACTCAAAGTCACTCTGAAAATAAGACCGTCATCGAGAGCTTTCCACCAGCAATTCCATcttatgaaaaggaaaagaaag GGATGACGGCGCCGGCCATGCGCGCTCCTCGGAACGCAACTATGTTATCAAACGAAAAGTCGAAAGACAATGCAGGGAAAATCCAAAATACCGATCCTCCAAAGACGACTGCAACTCATGTAGGTGTCCAGTCAAAAAATGAATCAGTGACGACGAGTAGATCAACGTCGAATCAGCCTCAGTATGGTTATCAAAATACGCCCTTCGAGAGCATCCCACAAACTCCATcgtttgaaaaggaaaagaaag acGATGGCGGGGGAACCCAATATTCCAACGCTTCATCAAAAGCGAACGCAACTGATCGTGTAGAGGCCGGCCGTTATGTAGCCAACAAAGATATAGGGGTGCCACTAGTCCGCACTAACAAAGCTCGAGGGAATAATACATCAACAACTACTGGACCGTATCAAAAGCCAAAGAaag GCCACAAGAGAACAGGGGGAAGTGCATATGGGAACGCGCGGttaaatttgtataattaa